The Pseudomonas oryzicola genomic sequence GCCCGGTTGAAGTGGCAGGCCAGGCCGCTGCCGATCAGCCACTGGCCGATCTGGCTGGCACCGTGGGGCAGGGCAATCTGCAGGTTGCCCGCCAGGCTCAGCGTAGCCGCCACCAGCAATGGCCCGAACAACCACGGGTTGGGTTGGCGCAAGCGCTGCCAGAGCAACGCAGCGGCAACCCCCAGCGGAGCGATTACTGCCAGCCAACCCCAGCTCACGCTGCCGGTGTGATTCATCGGCACCCCATCACCCAGCAGAAACTTGAACAGCGCCGGTACGCACAGCACCACGGCGAGGACACGCAGGCTCTGCGCCGCCGCCACCTGGCTGAGCACCGCGCCATTGCGTGCGCCAAGGTTGACCATCTCCCCCGAGCCGCCGGGCATGCTGGCGAAGAACGCCGTTGCGCGGTCTTCGCCGCTGCGCCGCAGCAGCCAGACGCTGATCACGCTGGACAGGCTGATGAACAGCGCGCCGAAGAAGATCAGCGCGAAATGGCTGGCCACCTGCTCGATCACCGCCGGGGTGAAGTGCAGGCCGATACCGATGCCGATGATGCATTGCCCGCATTTGCGCCCGTTGGGGATTTCCGGCAGTTGCCAGGGCGTCAGGCAGCGCACCAGGATGATCGCCAGCAGCGAGCCGACCATCCATGGCAAAGGCCAGCCGACCTTGCTGGCGGCGAAACCGCCAGCAAGGCCGACCAGCCCGGTCACGACAAACAGCGGCAACCCACGGTCAGGCATCGGCCATCGCTCGGCGCTGCAGGCTGCGTTTGCGCCAGCTGCGCAGCAGCGGCAGGGTCAGCATGCAGATAGTCAGCACCCATACCGACATGCTGATCGTGCTCGACCAGAGGATGCCCAGCTCACCGTTGGAGATCGACAGCGCCCGACGCAGGTTCTGCTCCATCAGCCCGCCGAGGATGAAACCGAGCAGGATCGGCGACAGCGGGAAGTCCAGCTTGCGCAGGATGTAGCCCATGATGCCGATGCCGACCATCAGGAACAGGTCGAAAGTGGTGGCATGCACCGCATACACACCGATCGCGGTGATGATGGCGATCACCGGCACCAGTGCCCAGTTCGGCACGGCGAGGATGCGGGTAAAGATGCGGATCATCGGAATGTTGAGGATCACCAGCATGATGTTGGCGACGAACAACGAGGCGATCAGGCCCCAGACGATGTCGGGCTGCTGTTCGAACAACAGCGGGCCGGGGGTGATGTTGTACAGGGTCAGTGCACCGATCATCACCGCCGTGGTACCCGAGCCGGGTACGCCCAGCGTCAGCATCGGCACCAGGGCACCGCAGCAGGATGCGCCGATGGCGGTTTCCGGGGCGGCCAGGCCGCGGGCATCACCCTTGCCGAAATTGCCTTTTTCGCCTGCCAGGCGTTTTTCGGTCATGTAGGCCACGGCGCTGGCCAGCGTTGCACCGGCGCCTGGCAGCACGCCCATGACGAAGCCCAGCAGGCCGCAGCGGATGTTGACCACGAACACCGAGGCGGCTTCCTTGAGGTTGAACAGCATGCGCCCGGTGGCCTTGACCGCCTGGTGGCCATGGTGGGTCTTTTCCAGCAGCAGGAGGATTTCGCTGATGGAGAACAGGCCCAGCACCAGCACCACGAACTGGATGCCGTCGGCCAGGTGCACGCTGTCGCCGGTGAACCGGTATACGCCACTGTTGGCATCGATACCGACGGCTGACAGGAACAGGCCGATCAGTGCGGCGATGAAGGTTTTCAACGGCTTGTCACCGGCCATGCCGCCGAGGGCGACGATGGCGAAGACCATCAGCACGAAGTATTCCGCCGGTCCGAAGGCAATCGCCCATTTGGCCAGCAGCGGAGCGAACAGCACCATGCCGCAGGTGGCGATCAAAGCACCGATGAACGAACTCCATGCCGACAGTGACAGCGCCACGCCAGCCAGGCCGTTGCGAGCCATCGGGTAACCATCGAGGGTGGTCATCACGGTCGAGGCCTCACCCGGGATGTTCAGCAGGATCGAGCTGATACGGCCGCCGTATTCGCAGCCCAGGTACACCGCTGCCAGCAGGATCAGCGCCGATTCCGGTGGCAGGCCGAGAGCGAAGGCGATGGGGATCAGCAGGGCCACGCCGTTGATCGGGCCCAGGCCAGGCAGCAGGCCGACCACCGTGCCGATCAGCGTGCCGGTAAGGGCGGTGACCAGGTTGTAAGGGGACAGGGCGACGCCGAAGCCCTGGCCCAGGTAGCTCAAGGTATCCATGTGTCAGTTCTCCAGTACGCTCAGCAGGCCAAGGGGCAGGGGCACGTCCATCACGCGGTCGAACAGCCAGTAGAGGAACAGGCTCATGCCTGCCACCACGATGAAGCTGTGCAGCCAGCGACCGCCGTACAGGCGGGCCATGGGCACGCCGATCAGGATGGCACTGAGGATGAAGCCCAGGGCTTCGAAGGTGCTGGCGAACACGATCAGCAGGCCGACGCAGGCGCTGATCTTGATCAGGGTCTCGCGGTCCAGTTCCGGCTCGTCGTCCTTGCGTACGATGGGCGTGGGGCGGAACACCAGGTACAGCAGGCCCAGGCCCATCAGCCCGAGCATCAGCAGCGGATAGGCGCGCGGGCCCACCGGCTCATAGGAAAACGCCGCCTGGTAGGGCCAGGCCATCACGGCCAGGGCGGCGCACACTGCCAGCAGGACCAGGGCGAAGATGCGTTGCAGGATCATTTTAGAGTCCTCATGAAACGCGGCCCTGCGGAGCGGGCGTGCCCGCTCCACAGGGATCGGTGAAGGGATGCGGCTTACTGGATCAGGCCGAATTCCCGGGCCAGGGTCTTGTAGTCAGCCACCTGCTTCTTCACGTAGCCGTCCAGCTCTTCGCCGGTCATGGCGAACGGGAACAGCTCGCGCTGGTCACGCAGCTTGGCGAAGTCCTCCGAGGCCAGCATCTTGTCGAACGACTGCTTCCACCAGGCGTAGTCTTCGTCGCTCACCTTTGGCCCCAGGTAGAAGCCGCGCACCACTGGCCAGACGATGTCGTAGCCCTGTTCCCTGGCGGTGGGGATGTCTCTCATCTCGGGTTCGTTGAGGCGGTTTTCCGCGAACACCGCGAGAATGCGCATGTTGCCGCTCTGGATGTGTGGCATGGAGTCGGAGATGTCGGTCGAGCCCACCTGGATGTGCCCGCCCAGCAGTGCCGTGGCGATTTCGCCACCGCCTTCCAGGGCCACATAGCGCAGGTCACGCGGGTTGATGCCGGCCGCCTTGGCGATCAGCGCGGTCTGCATCCAGTCCTGGCTGCCAACGGTACCGCCCGAGCCGATCACCACCTTGCTCGGGTCTTTCTTCAGTGCCGCGACCAGGTCGTCGAGGGTCTTGTAGGGCGAATCGCTCTTCACCGCGATGGCGCCGTAGCTGGTACCGACGGCGGCCAGCCATTTCACTGCGTTTTCGTCAAAGCGGCCGAACTTGCCCTGGGCCAGGTTCAGCAACGAGCCGCTGGACCAGGCCACCAGAGTCCCGGCATCGGCCGGGCGCTGGGCGACCACCGCGTTGTAGGCGACCGCGCCGACACCGCCTGGCATGTAGGTGACGCGCATCGGCTTGCTGAGGATCTTTTCCTGCACCAGGGCGCTTTGCACCAGTTTGCAGGTCAGGTCGAAGCCGCCACCGGGCGAGGCGGGGGCAATGCATTCAGGGCGTTTCGGTTCGCCAGCGAGGACGTTGCCGGCCAGCAGCAGGCAGCCGGTGGCAAGGGCGAGGCGGCGCAGGGAAAAAGTCATCGTTCATCTCCGTAAGCGTTGTTGTTATCGGTTTACCGCTGTTGGGTTAGTGCGATCGGATTACCACAGCGCCACGCTGTAGCTCACCAGCAGCCTGACTTCATCGGCATCACGGGCGAAATTGGAGCGGAAGGTGGCGTTGCGCAGGCGTACGGCAACGTTTTTCAACGGGCCGCTTTGCACCACGTACTTCATTTCGGTATCGCGTTCCCATTCCTTGCCCTCGCCACCGGCGGCGCGGCTGACATTGTCGCCGCTGATGTAGCGGGTCATGAACGTCAGGCCGGGTATGCCGAGCGCGGCGAAGTTGTAGTCGTAGCGCGCCTGCCAGGAGCGCTCGTCGGCGTTGGCGAAGTCGTTGATCTGGACGAAGTTGACCAGGTACGGGTCGGCGCCATCGACGTAAGGGAAGGCACTGTCGCCGGACAGCTGTTGCCAGGCGGCGCTGACCTTGTGCCCGCCCAGGGCATAGCTGAGCATGCCGTTGATGGTGGTGTTGTCGATGTTGCCGGCCTTGCCGGCGCCGGCGTCGTCACTCACGGCCAGGCGCAGGTCGGCGCCGAAGGTGCCCGGGCCCCACGGCTGGGTGGCGAGCATGCCGATGAAGTGCTGGCGGTAGATGTCGTCCAGCTGGGCGAAGTGGTAGCTGCCGGTGATGCGGTCGGTGAACTGGTAGTCGAGGCCGGCCAGGTCCAGGTTGTCAGCGCTGAACGAGCCGCCAAAGCGCCCGTTCTTGTTGTTCAGCGCCAGGTCTTCCCAGTTGGTGTCGTTGCGGTCCTTGGCCTTGTCCAGGCGGCCGCCGGTGAAGGTCAGGCCCTTGATCTCCTTCGAAGTGAGCAGGCCGCCTTCAAAGGTTTGCGGCAGGATGCGCCCGTCGTTGGGCTGCAAGGTGGGCAGTTCCGGGATCAGGGTACCGATCTTGAGTTCGCTCTGTGACACCTTCACCTTGCCGGTCAGGCCCAGCTTGGAGTATTCGTCGGCGGCCTTGCCGTCATCGTGGGTCGGCAGCAGGCCGGTATCGGTGCGGTCGGGGCTGGAGTCGAGCTTGATGCCAAGCATGCCCAGCGCATCCAGGCCGAAGCCTACGGTGCCATCGGTATAGCCGGACTCGAAGTTGAGGATGAAGCCCTGGGCCCATTCGTCGCGCTTGGACTGCTGCGCGCTGGTGCCGTCGCGGAAGTCGCGGTTGAAGTACATGTTGCGGGTTTCGAAGGTGGCCGTGCTGTCTTCGAAGAAGGCGGCCTGGCTCATCGGGGCGACACCGGCAAGCGCAAGGGCGCTGGCGATGGCAGAAGGGCGTGCGGCAAAGGAACGGGTAGGCGTGAACGCCTGCGGCTGCAATGACAGCATCACTGATGGCTCCGATTATTGTTCTTATTCGTTGCACCTTGCTGGTGCTTTTTCGGCGCGAAGGGCGACCGTGGTGCGATGCTAGGTAATCAACCTTTCGCTAACCTTTCAGCGTGAAAGGTTTGTCGACGGGGGCTTCACAGGCTTGTCGACAGCGGTACACTCCGCGCCACCGCCCCACCCGAGCAGGGAGAAACCGATGCGTGTGCTGCTGGTCGAAGACCACCTGCAACTGGCCGAAAGCGTGGCCCAGGCCTTGAAGAGCCATGGCCTGACCGTGGACGTGCTGCATGATGGCGTGGCCGCCGACCTGGCCCTGGCCAGCGAGGAATACGCCGTGGCCGTGCTGGATGTCGGCTTGCCGCGCATGGACGGCTTCGAGGTGCTGGCGCGCCTGCGCGGGCGCGGCAAGACCTTGCCGGTGTTGATGCTCACCGCACGCAGCGACGTCAAGGACCGTGTCCACGGGCTGAACCTCGGGGCTGACGACTACCTGGCCAAGCCGTTCGAACTGACCGAGCTGGAAGCCCGGGTCAAGGCCTTGTTGCGCCGCAGCGTGCTCGGTGGCGAGCGCCAGCAACGCTGCGGGCCGCTGGTATACGACCTGGACACCCGGCGTTTTGCCCTGGGTAACGACAACCTCACCCTGACCTCGCGCGAACAGAGTGTGCTGGAAGCGTTGATCGCCCGCCCGGGCCGGGTGATGAGCAAGGAGCAACTGGCTGCCCAGGTGTTCGGCCTGGATGAAGAGGCCAGCCCTGACGCCATCGAGATCTATATCCACCGGTTGCGCAAGAAGCTCGATGGCCACCCGGTTGCCATTGTCACCTTCCGCGGCCTGGGCTACCTGCTCGAGCACCGCGATGCGTGACAACGGCAGCCTGCGCGGGCGCTTGCTCGGCAACCTGGCCTTGCTGTTGGTGGTGCTGATGCTGGCCAGCGGCCTGAGCGCCTACTGGAATGGCCGCGAGGCTGCCGACACGGCTTATGACCGCACTTTGCTGGCTTCGGCGCGGACCATTGCCGCAGGCCTGTCCCAGCGGGACGGTTCGCTCAGTGCCGACGTGCCTTACGTAGCCCTGGACACGTTTGCCTACGACAGTGCCGGACGCATCTATTACCAGGTGCTGGATATCCAGCAGCGGCTGATCTCCGGCTACGAGAACTTGCCGCCACCGCCGCCGGGCACGCCGCGTACCGATGACTACCCGGCACTGGCGCGGTTCTACAACGCCACCTACCTGGGCCAGGACGTGCGTGTGGTCAGCCTGTTGAAGCCGGTGAGCGAACCCAACATGAACGGCATGGCGGAAATCCGCGTGGCCGAGACCGAGGAAGCGCGGGTGCGCATGGCCCGTGGCTTGATGGCCGATACCCTGCTGCGTCTGGGCATGCTGGCGCTGGGTGCGCTGGTGCTGGTGTGGTTTGCCGTGAGCGCCGCATTGCGGCCACTGGAGCGCTTGCGTACGGCGGTTGAAGAGCGCCAGCCTGACGACTTGCGGGCTTTGCCGGTGGTGCAGGTGCAACATGAGCTGGGCCCGCTGGTACGGGCCTTGAACCACTTCACCGAACGCTTGCGCGGGCAGTTCGAGCGCCAGGCCCAATTCATTGCCGACGCCGCTCACGAATTGCGCACGCCGCTGGCCGCGCTCAAGGCCCGGGTCGAGCTGGGCTTGCGCTCAGCGGAGCCAGAGGAATGGCGGCAGACCTTGGAATCCGCAGCCCAGGGCACCGATCGGCTGACTCACTTGGCCAACCAACTGCTGTCACTGGCGCGGGTCGAGAACGGCGCGCGGGCGATCGCCGAAGGCGGCGCGCAGCGCCTGGACCTGAGCCAACTGGCGCGCGAACTGGGCATGGCCATGGCCCCGCTTGCACACAAACGTGGGGTGGCGCTGGCCCTGGAGGCCGAAGCACCGGTTTGGCTCAAAGGCGAGCCGACGCTGCTCAACGAACTGTTGAGCAACCTGGTGGATAACGCCCTGGCCCATACGCCAGTCGGCGGCAACGTGATCTTGCGGGTGCTGGCGCCAGCTGTGCTGGAGGTTGAGGACGATGGGCCGGGGATTCCCGAGGCCGAGCGCGAGCGGGTGTTCGAACGCTTCTATCGGCGCAGTGCGCAGGGAAGCGGGCTCGGGTTGGCGATCGTTGGCGAAATCTGCCGGGCGCATCTGGCTCAAGTGAGCCTGCATGATGGCGAGAAGGGCGGGTTGCGGGTGCGGGTGAGTTTTATCGCTGATTGATGTGTTGCCTGTGCCGGCTCTTCCGCGGGTTTGGCCGTGAAGAGCCGGCGCAGGCTGATATCGGTCAGCGCAACATGCTCCGCGCATCGATCAGTTCTCCAACCTCCAGCTCGGTGCCGAACGGCAGGCCGAGGTGGCGGTACGCCGGCAGGGCCACCAACGGCCGATGGCGCCCGGGCTGGCTGATGCAGCGGGCGATCTGCACGATGTCGATATAGTCGATACTGTCGGTCTGCCGGTCCAGGTCTTGCACTTGGCTCGGCAGTTTGACCAGTTGCTCCGGAAACTCCCACGCCTTGAGAATCTTGTCCCCCAGCACCGGCTGGATGTGCTCGATCACGTAATGCAGGCACACCGGGTCGGACAGCAGCTCATTGTGCTCTTCGGCGTAGATCAGCACCGGCAGCGCACCAATCTGGTGGACCAGCCCGCCGAGGGTGGCCTGGTCGGGCTTTAGCTGAGTAAAACGCCGACAGATTTCGTAGCTGATACCCGCCACGTCCAGGCTGTTGGCCCAGATATCGCGTAGCTTCTGTTCGACCGCCGGCGCGCGGGCGTGAAAAATCTGCTCGATGACCAGGCCAATGGCCAGGTTGCAGCTGTAATTGACCCCCAGCCGCGTGATGGCAGTGTGCAGATCGGTGACTTCGACCGCCGCGCGCAGCAGCGGGCTGTTGACGACCTTGATCAGGCGCGCCGAAAGCGCCGCATCGCGACCTATCACCTTGCTCAGGGCTGCTACGCTGATTTCGCTGTCTTCCGCTGCCTCGCGGATGCTCAGGGCAACCTCCGGCAGGGTCGGCAGGACCAGGTCATCCTTTTCGATGGCCTCGAGCAATTGTGCTTGAACCATCTCTGCCAGCTTGTTCATGGGCGTGTCTACCGCAGTGGTGGTGCGGCCCCGCCACAGAGGCGGGGCAGGCTGGTCAGCGCTGGATTTCCCGGTCGCGATCCAGTTCATAGGGCAGGCTCAATACCTGCAGGCGCGGGCCGCCGAGGCTGCCCAGGTGCAGGTTGTCGTCGTCCACCGCTTCGGCGCTGAGCACCGCGAGCAGCTCGCAGCCCGTGCCCGTGCTGGCAGCCAGGACCACTTCACCGACCGACGAGCCATGGGTGGGCGAGAAAATCTCCTCACCCGGAGCTGGAATGGCCTGTTGGTCCAGGGCCAGGCGGTACTGGCGGCGCTTGAGCTTGCCCAGGTATTGCATGCGGGCGACGATTTCCTGCCCGGTGTAGCAGCCTTTCTTGAAGCTGACGCCATCAACGGCCTGCAGGTTGATCATTTGTGGAATGAACAGCTCACGGGTCGGTCCCATGACCTGGCCGATACCGGCACGAACTTGCCCCAGCAGCCAGTCGTTGAGGCTGCCTTCGGGCAGGGCGGCGGCCAGGGCCTGGTGTACCCTGCCAGCGTCATCGGCGGGCGCCCACAACTCCACGCGGCCAGCAGAAACGGCGATCGCGATCAGGCCTGCATGCCGGGCGGTGCTGCCGGCTGCTGCGGGTACGTCGAGCCCCAGCGCCTGCAAAGCCGTATCGCCACCCTGCAAACCGAAACGTGCCCATGCGGCGCTCTCATCGGCCAGTGTGGCCTTGGAGAACACCGCGTACTTCTTCAGGTCGGCCAACTGCGCGTCGAGCAGCTCGCTGGCCATGGCCAGCAGGTAACCGTTGCCCTCGGGCAGGATGCGGAAACTTGACTGCATGCGCCCCTTGACCATGCAGCGGGCGCCGAGGCTGGCATGTTGCTGGCTGAGGTAGTTGATGTTGCAGGTCAGCTGGCCCTGCAGGAACTTGCCTGCATCGGAGCCGCGGACGGCGAGGATGCCCTCGTGGGACAGGGGGCAGAAGAAAGCGGAATCGGCCATGGGTCATCGCGGTGGCTTAAAGACTGGCGGCCATCATAGAACGCCGGTAACAAAATAGGTAGGTGACTAGACCAACGCCCGGTGTCGCTTCGCTCGCCTGGCTGTATACTGGCGGGCCATTCGAGGAGGGCCCCATGGTCGAACAAACTGAACTCAACCGGCTTTTCTGGCACAGCCGCCGTGGCATGCTGGAGCTGGACGTCCTGCTGGTACCTTTCACCCAGGAAGTCTATCCCACGCTCAACCAGGCCGACCGCGAACTCTACGTGCGTCTGCTGAGCTGCGAAGATCAGGACATGTTCGGCTGGTTCATGGAGCGCACCGAGTCCGAAGACCCGGAGCTGCAGCGCATGGTCCGCATCATCCTGGACCGTGTCCAGCCCAAGTGAGTGTTTCGAGTGCCGCTGGCAAGGCTCGTGCCTGCTGCTGACGGCCTACCTGGGTTGCCAGGTGCTGGCGTGGCTCGCCATATGGGCGAGCCCGCTGTCCGGGTGGCAGGCCCTTGCCGTTGCCGCCGCCTGTATCGCCCACGCTGGCTGGGCCATTCCCCGACGTATTCTGCTGACCCATGAGCATGCCGTGACTGGCCTGCGCCGTGATGCGCGCGGCTGGTACGTGTTCAGCCGTGCCCTCGGCTGGCAGCCGGTGCGCTTGTGCCGCGACAGCGTGGCGTTGCCGGCGCTGGTAGTGTTGCGTTTCGAGCGGGCGGGGCGTTGGCTGGGGCAGAGCCAGTGTGTGCCGGGGGATGCGCTGGGGGCTGATGAGCACCGGCGCTTGCGGGTGCGGTTGAAGTTCAGCCGGCGCCGCTGGGCTGAAGTGAGCCGGGCATAGATTCGGGTTGCCTTCTTGGCGCGGGCAAGCCCGCGAAGAAGGCGATGCCGATCTCAGAGCGGGCTGAGGATGGTGTCCCTGGCCTCGGCCAGCATCCCCGGGTAGTCCAGCGTGTAATGCAGCCCGCGGCTTTCCTTGCGCTGCATGGCCGAGAGGATCATCAGCTCGGCCACCTGCGCCAGGTTGCGCAGTTCGATCAGGTCGCGGCTGACCTTGTAGTTGCTGTAGAACTCATCGATTTCGTCCAGCAGCAGGCGAATGCGGTGCTGGGCCCTCTGCAGGCGCTTGCTGGTGCGCACGATGCCGACGTAGTCCCACATGAAGCGCCGCAGCTCATCCCAGTTGTGCGCGATGATCACGTCTTCGTCCGAGTCGGTGACCTGGCTGGCGTCCCAGCCGGGCAGGGCCTTGGGCATGACCACTTCGTCCAGGCACGCCTGGATGTCGGCTGCGGCAGCGCGGCCATAGACGAAGCATTCCAGCAGCGAGTTGCTGGCCATGCGGTTGGCGCCATGCAGGCCGGTGAAGCTGGTTTCGCCGATGGCATACAGCCCCGGCACATCGGTGTGGCCGCGGTCGTCCACCATCACCCCGCCACAGGTATAGTGCGCCGCCGGTACCACCGGGATCGGCTGGCGGGTGATGTCGATGCCAAAGGCCAGGCAACGCTCATAGACGGTGGGGAAGTGGCTCTTGATGAAGTCGGCCGGCTTGTGGGTAATGTCCAGGTACACGCAGTCCACACCCAGGCGCTTCATCTCATGGTCGATGGCACGAGCCACGATGTCACGCGGGGCCAGCTCTTCGCGCGGATCGAAGCGTGGCATGAAGCGCTCGCCATTGGGCAGGCGCAGCAGGGCGCCTTCGCCGCGCAGGGCTTCGGTGATAAGGAAACTCTTGGCTTGCGGGTGGTACAGGCAGGTTGGGTGAAACTGGTTGAATTCCAGGTTCGCCACCCGGCAACCGGCGCGCCAGGCCATGGCGATGCCGTCGCCGCAGGCGCCATCGGGGTTGCTGGTATACAAGTAGACCTTGGCTGCGCCGCCGGTGGCCAGCACGGTGAAGCGTGCGCCGAAGGTGTCCACTTCGCCCGTGTTGCGGTCGAGCACGTAGGCACCCAGGCAGCGCTCGCCAGGCAGGCCAAGGCGCCGTTCGGTGATCAGGTCGATCGCCACGCGCTGCTCCAGCAACTGGATGTTCGGGCGCAGGCGGGCCTGGGCCAGCAGCGTGGTGAAGATAGCGGCACCGGTGGCGTCGGCAGCATGGATGATGCGCCGGTGGCTATGGCCGCCTTCGCGGGTCAGGTGGAATTCGAAGCCACCATCGTCGACGCTGTAGTGCTCATCGCGGGTAAAAGGCACGCCTTGCTCGATCAGCCACTCGATGGCTTCACGGCTGTGCTCGACGGTAAAGCGCACCGCCTCTTCATGGCACAGGCCACCGCCGGCGTTGAGGGTGTCCTCGACATGCGACTGTACGGTATCGCTATTGTCCAGCACTGCTGCGACGCCGCCCTGGGCCCAGAAGGTCGAGCCGTTGGCCAGGTCGCCCTTGCTGAGCACGGCGACGCGCAGGTGGCTGGGCAGGTTCAGTGCCAGGCTGAGACCG encodes the following:
- the nadB gene encoding L-aspartate oxidase translates to MSQQFQHDVLVIGSGAAGLSLALNLPSHLRVAVLSKGDLANGSTFWAQGGVAAVLDNSDTVQSHVEDTLNAGGGLCHEEAVRFTVEHSREAIEWLIEQGVPFTRDEHYSVDDGGFEFHLTREGGHSHRRIIHAADATGAAIFTTLLAQARLRPNIQLLEQRVAIDLITERRLGLPGERCLGAYVLDRNTGEVDTFGARFTVLATGGAAKVYLYTSNPDGACGDGIAMAWRAGCRVANLEFNQFHPTCLYHPQAKSFLITEALRGEGALLRLPNGERFMPRFDPREELAPRDIVARAIDHEMKRLGVDCVYLDITHKPADFIKSHFPTVYERCLAFGIDITRQPIPVVPAAHYTCGGVMVDDRGHTDVPGLYAIGETSFTGLHGANRMASNSLLECFVYGRAAAADIQACLDEVVMPKALPGWDASQVTDSDEDVIIAHNWDELRRFMWDYVGIVRTSKRLQRAQHRIRLLLDEIDEFYSNYKVSRDLIELRNLAQVAELMILSAMQRKESRGLHYTLDYPGMLAEARDTILSPL